One window from the genome of Malus domestica chromosome 01, GDT2T_hap1 encodes:
- the LOC103403731 gene encoding uncharacterized protein: MEELEAINDTYIGDSMGGDRFIWPITKNDFYTMKFGGDRPSLLLYVAFTCWHIWKARCNLLFNQRPINPTQVLRAITNSAGAFGAAVRERHPQPTPILSVAGRSTKWFPLTMLYTKINVNASWSELTRSVFVGIMLWDAEGSFVAAIRYDIRALCVGAAEALALLKGCELGLSLGLQMVVVEFDSQESISSLSDSLGNSRWEAYPSLLKAKRLRETFQDCRWSWIPRSANIVADALASHICA, translated from the exons ATGGAGGAGCTGGAAGCTATCAATGATACTTATATCGGTGATTCAATGGGTGGGGACCGGTTCATCTGGCCAATCACCAAGAATGACTTTTACACGATGAAATTTGG TGGTGACCGGCCGTCTTTGCTCTTGTATGTAGCCTTCACGTGTTGGCATATATGGAAGGCTCGGTGCAATCTTTTGTTTAATCAGCGTCCAATCAACCCTACACAGGTTCTACGTGCAATTACAAACTCGGCGGGTGCATTTGGTGCTGCTGTACGTGAGAGGCATCCACAACCTACTCCTATCCTTTCAGTGGCTGGACGATCGACTAAGTGGTTCCCCCTTACCATGTTGTATACAAAAATCAATGTTAATGCTAGTTGGTCAGAGCTGACGCGCTCTGTCTTCGTTGGAATTATGTTATGGGATGCCGAGGGATCTTTTGTGGCAGCGATTAGGTACGATATTCGTGCTCTTTGTGTGGGTGCAGCTGAAGCATTGGCCCTCCTTAAAGGTTGTGAGCTTGGTTTATCATTGGGGCTTCAAATGGTTGTCGTGGAGTTTGATTCCCAGGAGTCCATTTCCTCTCTGTCGGACTCGCTCGGCAATAGTAGATGGGAAGCTTACCCTTCCTTACTAAAAGCTAAAAGGCTAAGGGAAACTTTCCAGGACTGTCGCTGGTCTTGGATACCAAGATCAGCCAACATagtggcggatgcattggcaTCACACATATGTGCATAG
- the LOC139197441 gene encoding uncharacterized protein, translating to MDIEEELMDSLNITFEDSLDLEESFDNNIHLVGRLIADNEPSQTVVKETLKSAWNKMGVVRVQRAKANIYAITVGDEQVAKKILEGNPWFIRDYTFSVKLWPSFHSLDDIEANRAAYWIQAHGIPRNYCTVKNARSLGAKIGAVLEVEDPAEVGFRGFLRLRVDFDACRPLITCCLVSCPAWGSYTIQFKYEGLRIFCYQCGRLGHSSACPRPAPLSMAGGTRFNGDLRAAPASRANSMLFPQRRGAATTGARENHWRRKWEQCDGRFYGLPDTEMDIPANSYL from the coding sequence ATGGATATTGAGGAGGAGTTGATGGACAGCCTTAATATTACCTTTGAAGACAGTTTAGATTTGGAGGAAAGTTTTGACAACAACATCCATTTGGTGGGGAGACTAATTGCAGATAATGAACCTTCCCAAACGGTGGTAAAGGAGACTCTCAAGTCAGCTTGGAACAAAATGGGGGTGGTCAGGGTTCAAAGGGCCAAAGCAAATATATATGCCATCACAGTTGGAGATGAGCAGGTCGCCAAAAAAATTCTGGAAGGCAACCCCTGGTTTATCAGGGATTATACTTTTTCTGTGAAACTCTGGCCATCTTTTCACTCCCTTGACGACATTGAAGCGAATCGAGCTGCTTATTGGATACAGGCTCATGGGATACCCAGGAACTACTGTACAGTGAAAAATGCTAGAAGTCTGGGGGCAAAAATTGGAGCAGTTCTTGAAGTTGAAGATCCAGCAGAGGTGGGCTTTCGGGGTTTCTTGAGATTAAGAGTAGACTTTGATGCTTGTCGGCCATTGATTACATGCTGCTTAGTGTCATGCCCAGCTTGGGGCTCCTATACTATCCAATTCAAGTATGAAGGATTGAGAATTTTCTGCTACCAATGTGGGAGATTAGGCCACTCAAGTGCATGTCCTCGTCCGGCGCCACTGTCGATGGCGGGTGGAACTCGATTTAATGGTGATCTCCGGGCCGCACCTGCATCCAGGGCAAATTCTATGTTATTTCCACAAAGAAGGGGAGCAGCGACGACCGGGGCTCGTGAAAAccattggagaagaaaatgggaaCAATGTGATGGTCGTTTCTACGGCCTGCCGGACACGGAAATGGACATCCCGGCGAACAGCTACTTGTAA
- the LOC103401317 gene encoding serine/arginine-rich splicing factor RS41-like isoform X1, with product MRPIFCGNLDFDARQSDVERLFKRYGKVERVDIKSGFAFVYMDDERDAEYAIRRLDRTEFGRKGRRLRIEWTKHERGIRRPDSRRPSANMKPSKTLFVINFDPVHTRTKDLERHFDPYGKITNIRIRRNFAFIQYESQEDATKALEATNTSKFMDRVISVEYAARDDDDDKRNGHSPDRRGRDMSPERRSNDRGRSPSPYRRDRGSPDYGHGARVSSRTESRRSPDYERAASPVNDRSRPSSRPGPRRSPDYERSASPVNDRSHPSSRPELRRSPSDEGAISPVNDEYRSRSPPPRERSRS from the exons ATGAGGCCAATATTTTGCGGCAACTTGGATTTTGACGCGCGGCAGTCAGATGTTGAGCGGCTTTTCAAGCGATATGGGAAAGTCGAGAGGGTGGATATTAAGTCTG GATTTGCTTTCGTCTATATGGATGACGAACGAGATGCTGAGTATGCAATTCGAAGACTTGACAGGACAGAATTTGGTAGGAAGGGACGCCGACTTCGTATTGAGTGGACCAAG CATGAAAGAGGGATTAGGAGACCTGATTCAAGAAGACCTTCTGCTAACATGAAGCCCTCAAAAACCTTGTTTGTTATCAACTTTGATCCAGTCCATACCAGGACAAAGGATCTGGAGAGGCACTTTGATCCCTACGGGAAAATAACGAACATAAGGATTAGAAGGAATTTTGCTTTCATTCAATATGAATCACAGGAGGATGCTACCAAAGCTCTGGAGGCAACAAATACAAG CAAGTTCATGGACAGGGTTATTTCTGTGGAATATGCTgctcgtgatgatgatgatgataaaaGAAATGGGCACAGTCCTGACAGGAGGGGCCGTGATATGTCTCCTGAGAGAAGAAGCAATGATCGTGGGCGATCTCCAAGTCCATACCGCAGAGATAGGGGAAGCCCTGATTATGGCCATGGTGCCCGAGTAAGTTCTAGAACTGAATCAAGAAGAAGTCCTGATTATGAGAGAGCTGCAAGCCCAGTCAATGATAGATCCCGTCCAAGTTCTAGACCTGGACCTAGAAGAAGTCCCGATTATGAGAGATCTGCAAGCCCAGTCAATGATAGATCCCATCCAAGTTCTAGACCTGAACTAAGAAGAAGTCCCAGTGATGAGGGAGCTATAAGCCCCGTCAATGATGAATACCGCAG CCGTTCTCCCCCACCGCGGGAAAGATCTCGTTCCTGA
- the LOC103401317 gene encoding serine/arginine-rich splicing factor RS41-like isoform X2: MTFAPLHVQFPTCSNIDSMMISHSLAGFAFVYMDDERDAEYAIRRLDRTEFGRKGRRLRIEWTKHERGIRRPDSRRPSANMKPSKTLFVINFDPVHTRTKDLERHFDPYGKITNIRIRRNFAFIQYESQEDATKALEATNTSKFMDRVISVEYAARDDDDDKRNGHSPDRRGRDMSPERRSNDRGRSPSPYRRDRGSPDYGHGARVSSRTESRRSPDYERAASPVNDRSRPSSRPGPRRSPDYERSASPVNDRSHPSSRPELRRSPSDEGAISPVNDEYRSRSPPPRERSRS, translated from the exons ATGACTTTTGCTCCACTCCATGTTCAATTTCCGACATGTTCCAACATAGATTCCATGATGATATCGCACTCACTGGCAG GATTTGCTTTCGTCTATATGGATGACGAACGAGATGCTGAGTATGCAATTCGAAGACTTGACAGGACAGAATTTGGTAGGAAGGGACGCCGACTTCGTATTGAGTGGACCAAG CATGAAAGAGGGATTAGGAGACCTGATTCAAGAAGACCTTCTGCTAACATGAAGCCCTCAAAAACCTTGTTTGTTATCAACTTTGATCCAGTCCATACCAGGACAAAGGATCTGGAGAGGCACTTTGATCCCTACGGGAAAATAACGAACATAAGGATTAGAAGGAATTTTGCTTTCATTCAATATGAATCACAGGAGGATGCTACCAAAGCTCTGGAGGCAACAAATACAAG CAAGTTCATGGACAGGGTTATTTCTGTGGAATATGCTgctcgtgatgatgatgatgataaaaGAAATGGGCACAGTCCTGACAGGAGGGGCCGTGATATGTCTCCTGAGAGAAGAAGCAATGATCGTGGGCGATCTCCAAGTCCATACCGCAGAGATAGGGGAAGCCCTGATTATGGCCATGGTGCCCGAGTAAGTTCTAGAACTGAATCAAGAAGAAGTCCTGATTATGAGAGAGCTGCAAGCCCAGTCAATGATAGATCCCGTCCAAGTTCTAGACCTGGACCTAGAAGAAGTCCCGATTATGAGAGATCTGCAAGCCCAGTCAATGATAGATCCCATCCAAGTTCTAGACCTGAACTAAGAAGAAGTCCCAGTGATGAGGGAGCTATAAGCCCCGTCAATGATGAATACCGCAG CCGTTCTCCCCCACCGCGGGAAAGATCTCGTTCCTGA